Proteins found in one Oncorhynchus mykiss isolate Arlee chromosome 17, USDA_OmykA_1.1, whole genome shotgun sequence genomic segment:
- the LOC110493877 gene encoding uncharacterized protein C20orf85-like, with product MAACKPLGSGEECSFVDKDEIWKVHVKIELQSAKAWPNKWGFLTKSYKEMQEESNKLKDVVKLELPQHLKTRPPTPPEKYIQVGSSPPVPQTTQAQIGWRSAVPELQLERYGKVQCGKKSFLKELGWAFDACS from the exons ATGGCAGCCTGCAAACCACTTGGATCTGGTGAAGAATGCAGCTTTGTGGATAAAGATGAAATCTG GAAAGTTCATGTCAAAATAGAGCTTCAGTCAGCCAAAGCCTGGCCCAATAAATGGGGATTCTTGACCAAGTCCTACAAGGAG ATGCAGGAGGAGAGCAACAAGCTGAAGGACGTTGTCAAATTGGAGCTTCCTCAACATCTTAAAACACGACCCCCTACCCCACCTGAGAAATATATCCAA GTGGGATCCTCTCCCCCAGTTCCCCAGACCACCCAGGCTCAGATTGGCTGGCGCTCGGCAGTGCCCGAGTTGCAGTTGGAGCGCTACGGAAAGGTCCAGTGTGGGAAGAAGAGCTTCCTGAAGGAGCTGGGCTGGGCCTTCGATGCCTGCAGCTGA